Proteins from a genomic interval of Arachis hypogaea cultivar Tifrunner chromosome 10, arahy.Tifrunner.gnm2.J5K5, whole genome shotgun sequence:
- the LOC112715719 gene encoding RPM1 interacting protein 13 encodes MGENDAEKNLVICSGEEEEDSPIRAIVCLKCKDDIKRFEKTEDCFILDFDPSQSLDFSKISLHDNDAAAADVSVLAQLGPVACRDYPHSRHLCLEFPFTTKPHESYCQMCYCYVCDSAAPCKYWTQPLSPHCDADGSSYWKGQRNNMRLVAKAN; translated from the exons ATGGGAGAAAATGACGCTGAGAAAAATTTGGTGATTTGttctggagaagaagaagaagatagccCAATAAGGGCCATAGTTTGTCTTAAATGTAAAGACGACATAAAGCGCTTCGAGAAAACCGAGGATTGCTTCATCCTTGACTTTGATCCATCTCAGTCCCTTGACTTCTCCAAGATTTCCCTGCACGATAATGATGCCGCCGCCGCTGATGTCTCCGTTCTTGCCCAACTTGGTCCG GTAGCTTGCAGGGATTACCCGCACTCAAGGCATCTTTGTCTTGAATTTCCATTCACTACAAAACCTCATGAGAGCTATTGTCAGATG TGCTACTGCTATGTGTGTGATTCAGCAGCTCCTTGTAAATATTGGACCCAACCTTTATCCCCGCATTGTGATGCAGATGGTTCTAGTTACTGGAAGGGCCAGAGGAATAACATGAGACTGGTAGCTAAGGCTAACTAG
- the LOC112715721 gene encoding RPM1 interacting protein 13 has product MAVKRKKMESYNSSGKRGEANEKKQKKKEASPSPPTPPLRERDDGTPVRAIACLKMHHDMKRFEETDDCFILGFDPYKPVSLSQDDGVDISVVAEKGQVACRDYPHSRHLCIKFPFKTTSHEKHCELCYCYVCDITAPCKYWRTTEGHCHAENTTVWRDVRLGMRHSKRNSERSNGIPLSGRM; this is encoded by the exons ATGGCAGTGAAAAGGAAGAAAATGGAGTCATACAATTCGAGCGGGAAAAGGGGGGAAGCCAATGAAAAGAAGCAGAAGAAAAAGGAGGCTTCTCCTTctccaccaacaccaccactacGAGAACGAGATGATGGAACACCAGTGAGGGCCATTGCTTGTCTCAAAATGCACCATGATATGAAGCGCTTCGAGGAAACCGATGATTGCTTCATCCTCGGATTCGATCCTTACAAGCCTGTTTCCCTCTCGCAAGATGACGGCGTCGATATCTCTGTTGTTGCTGAAAAGGGACAG GTGGCTTGTAGAGATTACCCGCATTCAAGACATCTGTGTATCAAGTTTCCATTCAAGACAACATCTCACGAGAAACACTGTGAATTG TGCTACTGTTATGTCTGTGATATTACTGCACCTTGTAAATACTGGAGGACCACTGAGGGTCATTGCCATGCAGAGAATACCACTGTCTGGAGGGATGTAAGGCTGGGTATGAGGCACAGCAAACGTAATTCAGAGAGGTCAAATGGTATACCACTGTCTGGAAGGATGTAA
- the LOC112715723 gene encoding nascent polypeptide-associated complex subunit alpha-like protein 2, with translation MSPGPVVDAPAADTTADQQLPPVDDATNKKKPHPQEEDEAPVVEDVKDDDEDADDDDDDDDDDDDKEDGAQGGAEGSKQSRSEKKSRKAMLKLGLKPVTGVSRVTIKRTKNILFFISKPDVFKSPNSETYVIFGEAKIEDLSSQLQNQAAQQFRVPDMASVMAKQDQAAAAAGAQAEEEEEEVDETSVEPHDIDLVMTQAGVSRSKAVKALKTHDGDIVGAIMELTT, from the exons ATGTCTCCAGGTCCCGTCGTTGATGCACCCGCCGCTGACACCACCGCCGACCAACAACTCCCTCCTGTCGATGACGCTACCAACAAGAAAAAGCCTCATCCCCAG GAAGAAGACGAAGCTCCTGTTGTTGAGGACGTCAAGGACGACGACGAAGACGCCGATGATGACGACGATGACGACGACGACGATGATGACAAGGAAGACGGTGCTCAAG GCGGTGCCGAGGGTTCAAAGCAGAGCAGAAGTGAGAAGAAGAGTCGAAAGGCAATGTTGAAGCTCGGGCTGAAGCCTGTAACTGGTGTTAGTCGTGTCACAATCAAGAGAACAAAAAAT ATTCTCTTTTTCATCTCAAAGCCTGATGTCTTCAAGAGTCCAAACTCCGAGACCTATGTCATATTTGGAGAGGCCAAAATAGAGGACCTGAGCTCTCAGCTGCAGAACCAAGCTGCTCAGCAGTTCAGGGTTCCAGATATGGCATCTGTTATGGCAAAACAAGATCAAGCTGCTGCAGCTGCAGGAGCAcaggctgaagaagaagaggaggaggttgATGAGACCAGCGTGGAACCCCATGACATTGATTTGGTCATGACACAGGCAGGAGTGTCAAGGAGCAAGGCCGTCAAGGCTCTCAAGACTCACGATGGTGACATTGTTGGTGCCATCATGGAGCTCACTACCTAA
- the LOC112715722 gene encoding peroxidase 5, whose product MSPKKLNSMVIVFAIYLLSQHVHSELQVGYYSYSCGMAEFIVKDEVRKAYNRDPGLAAGLVRMHFHDCFVRGCDGSVLLDSTPSNTAEKDSPANNPSLRGFDVIDSAKTRLEAVCKGVVSCADIVAFAARDSIELVGGVGYDVPAGRRDGRISLASDTRTDLPPPTFNVNQLTQLFSKKGLTQEEMVTLSGAHTIGRSHCLAFNSRLYNFSSTSLQDPSLDPSYAMFLKRRCPQGNTNQNIVVPMDPSSPGVADVGYYNGILANRGLFISDQTLLTDSETASQVYQHARDRYTWANKFADAMVKMGQIGVLTGDDGEIRENCRVINS is encoded by the exons ATGAGTCCAAAAAAACTGAATAGCATGGTTATAGTTTTTGCCATatacttgttgagtcaacatgttcattctgaacttcaagttGGGTATTACAGCTATTCATGTGGCATGGCCGAGTTCATTGTAAAAGATGAAGTCAGGAAAGCTTATAATAGAGATCCTGGACTTGCTGCTGGCCTTGTTAGAATGCATTTTCATGATTGCTTCGTTAGA GGATGTGATGGATCAGTGCTTCTTGATTCTACTCCCTCGAACACAGCAGAGAAAGACTCTCCGGCGAATAATCCGAGTCTCAGAGGGTTTGATGTCATAGACAGTGCCAAGACTAGGCTTGAAGCTGTGTGCAAAGGAGTTGTTTCCTGCGCAGACATAGTAGCATTCGCAGCCAGGGACAGCATTGAGTTA GTTGGAGGAGTTGGTTATGATGTTCCAGCTGGAAGAAGAGATGGTAGAATCTCACTAGCTTCAGACACAAGAACAGACTTGCCTCCTCCAACTTTCAATGTTAACCAACTCACTCAGCTCTTTTCGAAGAAGGGCTTAACACAAGAAGAAATGGTCACCCTTTCAG GAGCACACACCATTGGACGCTCTCATTGTCTTGCTTTTAACAGCAGGCTATACAATTTCAGTAGTACTTCACTTCAGGATCCAAGTTTGGATCCCTCATATGCGATGTTCTTGAAGAGGAGATGTCCACAAGGGAACACAAACCAAAACATTGTGGTTCCAATGGACCCTTCAAGTCCCGGCGTCGCGGATGTAGGGTACTATAATGGTATTTTGGCGAACCGAGGTCTGTTCATATCTGACCAGACTCTCTTGACTGACAGTGAGACTGCTAGTCAAGTGTATCAGCATGCAAGGGATCGATACACATGGGCAAACAAGTTTGCAGATGCGATGGTGAAGATGGGTCAAATTGGTGTCTTAACGGGTGATGATGGAGAGATAAGAGAAAATTGCAGAGTGATCAATAGCTAG